One window of Magallana gigas chromosome 2, xbMagGiga1.1, whole genome shotgun sequence genomic DNA carries:
- the LOC105325268 gene encoding neuronal acetylcholine receptor subunit alpha-3 encodes MKSMILILPLCLSLQDSLGEFTTRSATEIHSIVLGSSYNKYVRPHAITNISIELVLFSLDELDVKRQTMSSSGWLTVTWDDPRLTWDASAYDDIEYIYTKQNKIWRPELIVDNSVEGITPIGHDELFFKVKHTGEVRWDPPGRHVTHCEFDVTYFPFDYQKCSIEIASFAFTTEVLTLIKTRDTINIEDYHDHGEWILHSTQVENHVLVENGEEFSMLEFQVIFERRPGYYITNIVYPVILVSLLTNLVFLLPADSGEKISYILTVLLAQAVLLTLIGDSMPSTSKKAPLIEIYVSLVLVMAALAIVITILNLRLHLRADQSAVPKWLKTFTLKVLLRISCRTSKVKDCVVSKEVSNEDTDEDDYVNVRGIALNRMSTLRPKVPIRKNPQFPFDCKEVSAFLDLFFFHLFNIVIFITTMVLVLILSVSDVPPTHTAHGE; translated from the exons ATGAAGTCTATGATACTTATTTTACCTCTTTGTCTTTCGCTACAAG ATTCACTAGGCGAATTCACGACCAGAAGTGCAACTGAAATCCATTCCATAGTTCTTGGGTCCTCCTACAACAAATATGTAAGGCCACATGCTATCACAAACATCAGCATTGAATTAGTTCTGTTTTCACTGGATGAACTG GACGTAAAAAGGCAGACAATGTCTTCTTCTGGCTGGCTCACTGTT ACTTGGGACGATCCTCGATTGACTTGGGATGCATCAGCCTACGACGATATAGAATATATCTACACGAAACAGAACAAAATCTGGCGCCCAGAACTCATCGTTGATAACtc tgTTGAGGGTATCACGCCTATTGGCCATGACGAGTTGTTTTTCAAAGTGAAGCATACCGGTGAGGTTCGCTGGGATCCCCCTGGTCGTCACGTCACTCATTGTGAATTTGACGTCACCTATTTTCCATTCGACTACCAGAAATGTTCTATTGAGATTGCAAGTTTCGCTTTCACGACAGAAGTTCTGACTTTAATAAAAACCAGAGATACAATTAACATCGAGGATTATCACGACCACGGGGAATGGATACTGCATTCCACACAGGTAGAAAATCATGTTTTAGTGGAAAACGGCGAGGAATTTTCGATGTTGGAATTTCAGGTGATCTTTGAAAGGCGACCCGGATATTACATTACGAACATCGTTTACCCAGTGATTCTAGTCTCTCTTCTGACTAACCTAGTGTTCCTTCTGCCGGCGGACTCCGGGGAGAAGATATCCTACATCCTGACGGTTCTACTGGCCCAGGCAGTGTTGCTGACCCTAATTGGGGACAGTATGCCATCGACTTCTAAAAAGGCACCTTTAATAG AAATATATGTCTCCCTTGTTCTGGTGATGGCCGCCTTAGCTATTGTCATCACCATCCTGAACCTCCGCCTTCACCTCAGAGCGGACCAATCCGCAGTGCCAAAATGGCTCAAGACCTTCACCCTCAAAGTGCTTCTCAGAATCAGCTGTCGAACTTCAAAGGTCAAAGACTGCGTGGTTTCCAAAGAGGTTTCCAACGAGGACACCGACGAAGATGACTATGTCAACGTAAGAGGTATAGCCTTAAATCGCATGTCGACTCTAAGGCCAAAGGTTCCGATCAGGAAGAATCCACAGTTTCCATTCGACTGCAAAGAGGTGTCAGCTTTCCTTgaccttttcttttttcatttatttaacatCGTCATATTTATAACGACCATGGTTTTGGTTCTAATTCTATCGGTGTCTGATGTACCTCCAACACACACCGCACATGGTGAATAA